A stretch of the Maridesulfovibrio zosterae DSM 11974 genome encodes the following:
- the pyrF gene encoding orotidine-5'-phosphate decarboxylase, whose translation MSELVVALDFKDANSAIEMAEKVRGIAPWVKVGLELFCAEGPEIIIRFKEMGFKVFVDLKFFDIPNTVKGAVRSATRAGADMLSLHALGGERMAIAAREGRAEAAVEGDGPLLMAITILTSMGEEDILFPIPEGIGATVLDLALASSQAGLDGIVCSGLEVEAIKAKCGNDFLCLTPGIRPASVSDDQRRVVTPAQAVQRGSNFLVVGRPITGADNPAEAASRIIAEMEG comes from the coding sequence ATGTCTGAGTTAGTTGTTGCCCTTGATTTTAAAGATGCCAACTCTGCCATTGAAATGGCTGAGAAAGTTCGTGGAATTGCACCATGGGTAAAAGTAGGTCTGGAGCTTTTTTGCGCTGAAGGTCCTGAGATTATCATCCGTTTTAAAGAAATGGGGTTTAAAGTTTTTGTAGACCTCAAATTTTTTGATATTCCAAACACAGTAAAAGGCGCAGTCCGCTCTGCAACAAGAGCCGGAGCTGATATGCTCAGTCTGCACGCCCTTGGTGGTGAACGTATGGCTATTGCTGCCCGTGAAGGGCGCGCTGAAGCTGCAGTGGAAGGAGACGGACCTCTTTTGATGGCAATCACAATTTTGACCAGTATGGGCGAAGAAGATATCCTTTTTCCCATTCCTGAAGGAATCGGCGCAACTGTACTTGATCTTGCTCTTGCTTCTTCGCAGGCAGGTCTTGATGGTATCGTTTGCTCCGGTCTGGAAGTAGAGGCTATTAAGGCCAAGTGTGGAAATGATTTTCTGTGTCTGACTCCGGGTATTAGACCTGCCAGCGTGTCAGACGATCAGCGCAGAGTTGTTACTCCTGCACAGGCAGTCCAGCGGGGTTCTAACTTTTTGGTTGTAGGCCGTCCTATTACAGGCGCTGATAATCCTGCTGAAGCTGCCAGTAGAATTATTGCTGAGATGGAAGGATAG